A single region of the Cyclopterus lumpus isolate fCycLum1 chromosome 16, fCycLum1.pri, whole genome shotgun sequence genome encodes:
- the znf526 gene encoding zinc finger protein 574 has translation MDEQQEEEAEGVYVEHQYMCSECHQLFNTLEDVLIHQQIHTGQEGEGELGEGLTFQGVAEMGQTQQYQCLECGALLMNPEELLQHQEMHMREAGMEVEHQELCEVLETEEGSEGQLSGPVQYQCLDCLSLFDSPETWLEHRRTHSRSSTHSNTETVEYVLQPDGTITPLNNMQNYVLSEQQAGEILAQVLAQQQQQQQQQQMKLQSKHAASPRSSLLPPVTAIPGSATMHLQILTAQALADNSTVPGQRHSKLPPLLPAVGRGSSGKLGVLENGDQRLELRLAPSVQDDTQQPTEVVVIHPYECSECSLLFQTPEDFLQHQGEHFLGQDKESGEPGVMSGFEEVRGREETAEKGEDVRIRVADKKAAVWAKSQQCELCNRTFTSVNRLAAHKRVHEQGTHECPECGKVFKKATSLQTHMRTHSGVARYLCVDCGNGFTTEMTLIMHRKSHIADPLHKCQFCNKTFTNMTKYLYHRRTHLNRDSPGTPAPVSMSSAPMRASLSALAILQRAREKNSLTQEAKGHLLAPLSEEEMENMGEEPIHSSQSIMVVGEVENQGEGNNMEVTAPLEANTNDPQQVEDATESDLATNHAPPDDTAVWVTAEAKAASAASSASPDKGLFSCRSCSKTFPSPLQLVHHRRKSHVTERSFLCGICGKSFKKQIHVRNHIRIHTGERPFQCSDCGKTFSSLANLMRHTLIHSGLRPYRCDVCHRSFSQSSNLRQHSLLHASGAALCCADCPATFRWPTKLAAHRYTQHPGAPAPFPCPHCETGFLTRRQRDRHLLERHPALVQAGTGIEVGRETDNQAELGQDLTSVPSTSTTAETESGDSASLVRGGLDCNICGKKLNSPANLRLHRLSHFALGPGRPRCIAGKRPKAHQCLICGKLFVSSSGVALHQRVHTGERPFPCQVCGKRFRQNTHLREHLRTHSGERPFRCEVCGKGFIQSMHLAEHRRTHTGERPHICPQCGKAFKTFSNLRNHKKTHARQQRLDEEAAAQAAVQAAMETSSAVAVVDASVVELANRQPQLIQIQASDLLQTRGTPTIMCNEFGETIAIIETSEGGVLPLEQALEIYHTALENGLAMDTSAMDGLQLL, from the exons ATGgacgagcagcaggaggaggaggcggagggcgTGTATGTGGAGCACCAGTATATGTGCAGTGAGTGCCACCAGCTCTTCAACACCCTTGAGGATGTGCTGATCCACCAGCAGATCCACACTGGCcaagagggagaaggggagtTGGGGGAGGGCCTGACCTTCCAGGGTGTCGCAGAGATGGGGCAAACCCAGCAGTACCAGTGTCTGGAGTGTGGGGCCCTCCTCATGAACCCAGAGGAACTGCTGCAGCACCAGGAGATGCACATGAGGGAGGCAGGGATGGAGGTGGAGCACCAAG AGCTGTGTGAGGTTTTGGAGACAGAGGAAGGGTCTGAGGGGCAGCTGTCTGGACCTGTTCAGTACCAGTGCCTCGACTGCTTGTCTCTGTTTGACTCGCCTGAGACCTGGCTGGAGCACCGGCGGACCCACAGTAGGAGcagtacacacagtaacacagagaccgtg GAGTATGTGCTACAGCCTGATGGCACCATCACCCCACTGAACAACATGCAGAACTACGTACTGAGTGAGCAGCAAGCTGGGGAGATCTTGGCACAG GTACtcgctcagcagcagcagcagcaacaacaacaacagatgaaACTTCAGTCCAAACATGCAGCATCCCCCCGTTCCTCCCTGCTGCCTCCAGTGACGGCCATCCCTGGCTCTGCCACTATGCACCTGCAGATTCTCACAGCTCAAGCTCTGGCGGACAACTCCACCGTCCCTGGTCAACGTCACTCCAAGCTGCCCCCTCTGTTGCCTGCAGTGGGCCGAGGCTCTTCGGGAAAGCTGGGGGTCCTAGAGAACGGGGACCAGAGACTGGAGTTAAGGTTGGCCCCCAGTGTCCAGGATGACACCCAGCAGCCAACAGAGGTGGTGGTCATCCACCCGTATGAGTGCTCAGAATGCTCCCTTCTCTTCCAGACCCCGGAGGACTTCCTCCAGCACCAGGGAGAGCACTTCCTGGGTCAGGACAAGGAGAGTGGAGAGCCAGGCGTCATGAGTGGCTTCGAGGAGGtgcgagggagggaggagacggcGGAGAAGGGGGAGGACGTTAGGATTAGAGTAGCGGATAAGAAAGCAGCAGTCTGGGCCAAGTCCCAACAGTGTGAGCTCTGCAACCGCACCTTCACCTCCGTCAACCGGCTGGCTGCTCACAAGCGCGTGCACGAGCAGGGCACGCACGAATGTCCGGAGTGTGGCAAGGTGTTCAAGAAGGCGACgtcactgcagacacacatgcgcacacactcGGGCGTGGCCAGGTACTTGTGTGTGGACTGTGGCAATGGCTTCACCACTGAGATGACTCTCATCATGCACAG GAAGTCCCACATCGCGGATCCCCTTCACAAGTGTCAGTTCTGCAACAAAACCTTCACCAACATGACCAAGTACCTCTACCACCGTAGAACCCACCTCAACCGTGACTCACCCGGCACACCCGCCCCTGTCTCCATG TCCTCAGCTCCAATGAGAGCGTCTCTCTCTGCACTTGCCATTctacagagagcgagagagaagaaTTCTCTCACTCAGGAGGCAAAGGGCCACCTGCTGGCCCCTCTCTCTGAAGAAGAGATGGAAAACATGGGAGAAGAGCCAATTCATAGTTCTCAGAGCATAATGGTAGTAGGTGAAGTGGAAAATCAAGGGGAGGGTAACAACATGGAGGTGACTGCCCCACTTGAAGCCAATACCAATGACCCCCAGCAAGTGGAGGATGCAACCGAGTCGGACTTGGCTACAAACCATGCTCCCCCTGACGACACTGCTGTTTGGGTCACAGCCGAAGCCAAAGCTGCTTCAGCTGCATCATCCGCATCCCCCGACAAAGGGCTTTTTTCTTGCCGTTCATGCTCCAAGACCTTTCCCTCTCCGCTGCAGCTCGTTCACCATCGACGCAAGTCCCATGTCACTGAGCGCAGCTTCCTATGCGGCATCTGTGGCAAGTCTTTTAAGAAGCAGATCCACGTGCGCAACCACATCCGCATTCATACCGGCGAGCGGCCCTTTCAGTGTTCTGACTGCGGCAAAACCTTCTCGTCTCTTGCCAATCTGATGAGGCACACTCTCATCCACTCTGGTTTGCGGCCGTACCGCTGTGACGTCTGCCACCGCTCCTTTTCACAGTCCTCCAACCTGCGTCAGCACAGCCTGCTGCACGCCAGCGGTGCGGCGTTGTGCTGCGCAGACTGCCCGGCGACCTTTCGCTGGCCCACCAAGTTGGCGGCGCATCGCTACACTCAGCATCCAGGGGCTCCGGCCCCGTTCCCATGTCCCCACTGTGAGACTGGCTTCCTCACCAGGAGGCAACGAGACAGACACTTACTGGAGCGGCACCCAGCGCTGGTGCAGGCCGGCACCGGGATCGAAGTGGGCAGAGAGACCGACAATCAGGCAGAGTTGGGCCAAGACCTGACATCAGTGCCCTCCACCTCAACCACAGCAGAGACGGAATCGGGAGATTCGGCCAGTCTCGTTCGGGGGGGCCTAGATTGTAATATTTGCGGGAAGAAGCTCAATTCTCCTGCCAACCTCCGACTCCACAGATTGAGCCACTTCGCCTTAGGCCCTGGGCGGCCGCGGTGCATCGCCGGGAAGCGGCCCAAAGCCCACCAGTGTCTTATCTGTGGCAAACTGTTTGTGTCTTCCTCCGGAGTTGCACTTCACCAGCGGGTCCACACTGGTGAGCGCCCGTTTCCATGCCAAGTGTGCGGCAAGCGCTTCCGTCAGAACACGCACCTGCGAGAGCACCTCCGCACGCACTCGGGCGAGCGGCCATTCCGCTGCGAAGTGTGCGGAAAGGGTTTCATCCAGAGTATGCACCTGGCTGAACACCGTCGAACACACACAGGCGAACGGCCGCACATTTGTCCGCAGTGCGGCAAAGCCTTCAAGACCTTCTCCAACCTGAGGAACCACAAAAAGACCCACGCCAGGCAGCAGAGGCTGGATGAAGAGGCTGCCGCCCAGGCCGCCGTCCAGGCCGCCATGGAGACCAGCTCCGCTGTGGCGGTGGTGGACGCCTCGGTAGTGGAACTCGCTAACAGGCAGCCTCAGCTCATCCAGATCCAAGCCTCAGATCTTCTGCAG ACACGGGGCACTCCCACTATCATGTGTAATGAGTTTGGGGAGACCATAGCCATCATTGAGACCAGCGAGGGAGGAGTGCTGCCTCTGGAGCAGGCGTTGGAGATCTATCACACCGCTCTGGAGAACGGCCTCGCCATGGACACGAGCGCCAtggacggactgcagctcctcTGA